A region from the Vicia villosa cultivar HV-30 ecotype Madison, WI linkage group LG3, Vvil1.0, whole genome shotgun sequence genome encodes:
- the LOC131658008 gene encoding zinc finger BED domain-containing protein RICESLEEPER 2-like, whose translation MELIMEYWGYSNRIQGGKLLPLKTRAVSGRMILRTGPKIGPPEPVKWPGPAEKDSSETPNMADLIDISLLLDGAEETMDGGNLEIGEMTDLGIPDPVPIPNDVTTETTSTTQNTSTTQNTTTVVEPTPPVDPTQSSQSQINAFGKAPRPKKSAVHTEMVLVEIPDGAKKWKCKWCGKLYTYDTKWKSTSNGKKHLENCIQRKLRMRGNTHKEVAQSRLSVGSDSTPSLETWTYNHARVREVAAHMILGHEFPFYVMEGVIFNEFLKEIYPWYKNISRHQVKLDCETFYEAERVKMKRSMSQINRISLTTDLWWSGEQIIGYTTVTGHFIDSKWQLHKRVLSFKNVPPPHSGEVLCRELIKMMDDWGIRDKVVSFSVDNASANDNCISRLKRDFFGRRNLPLDGKLFHVRCCAHILNLLVQDGLDMIKVIVDKVRNGVKYLLNSETRCKEFKKIVDELQLEGRLQVLDTKTRWNSTWLMLSTAYHYREVWPRYAEENGAFLNFLPDANDWEDVHDICKFVEVFADVTGIISGTSYPTANLFLAELFRVKVLLDNPSEISNNPQLQALANEMKLKYDKYWAESNTLISIGAILDPRYKMIFIKWVYPFLYQNATQAASYEQELATNLHTLFQLYQDTFGVNDAPISETLEVGSSSGLGKRSFERFLETVVGSSNTKSDLDLYLEESPLKVPPNTNFDVLTWWVANEAKYPVLSRLAKDILTVPVTTVASEATFSAGKRIIDPKRASMKTKTVEMVLCGGDWAKERYEIKKGCTSSIFEEPQDDPLTYDFGQQ comes from the exons atggaatTGATAATGGAGTATTGGGGATACTCCAACCGAATACAAGGAGGAAAACTTCTACCTCTCAAGACTAGGGCTGTTAGTGGGAGGATGATACTCAGAACCGGTCCGAAAATCGGACCACCAGAGCCAGTTAAATGGCCCGGCCCGGCCGAAAAGG ATTCTTCTGAGACTCCCAACATGGCTGATCTGATAGATATCAGCTTGTTGCTTGATGGGGCAGAGGAGACAATGGATGGAGGCAATTTAGAGATTGGTGAGATGACTGACTTGGGAATTCCAGACCCAGTACCAATCCCAAATGATGTTACAACTGAGACTACATCCACTACCCAAAATACAAGTACCACTCAAAACACAACAACTGTTGTTGAGCCAACACCTCCAGTTGACCCAACTCAGAGTTCTCAGAGCCAAATCAATGCTTTTGGTAAAGCTCCTCGTCCCAAAAAGTCTGCTGTTCATACTGAGATGGTTCTTGTTGAGATTCCAGATGGTGCCAAGAAGTGGAAATGCAAATGGTGTGGTAAGCTTTATACTTATGACACTAAATGGAAAAGCACTTCTAATggtaaaaaacacttagaaaattgcATCCAAAGGAAGCTGAGGATGAGAGGTAATACTCACAAGGAGGTGGCACAGTCTAGGTTAAGTGTAGGTTCTGATAGTACTCCTAGTTTGGAAACCTGGACATATAACCATGCTAGGGTTAGAGAGGTTGCAGCTCATATGATTCTAGGGCATGAATTTCCTTTTTATGTTATGGAAGGTGTGATTTTTAATGAATTCCTTAAAGAGATTTATCCTTGGTACAAAAATATTAGTAGACATCAGGTTAAGTTGGATTGTGAAACATTTTATGAAGCTGAGAGAGTTAAAATGAAAAGGTCAATGTCACAGATTAACAGGATCAGTCTTACAACTGACCTGTGGTGGTCTGGTGAACAAATAATTGGTTATACGACTGTGACTGGCCATTTCATTGATTCAAAATGGCAACTTCATAAAAGAGttttatcttttaagaatgttcCTCCACCACATTCTGGTGAAGTTTTATGTAGGGAATTGATTAAGATGATGGATGATTGGGGTATAAGAGATAAAGTTGTTTCTTTTTCAGTTGACAATGCTAGTGCCAATGATAATTGTATTTCTAGATTGAAGAGAGATTTTTTTGGTAGGAGAAATCTTCCACTGGATGGAAAATTGTTTCATGTTAGATGTTGTGCACACATCTTAAATTTGTTGGTTCAGGATGGGCTTGATATGATAAAGGTGATTGTGGATAAAGTTAGGAATGGTGTCAAATATTTGTTGAATTCTGAAACAAGGTGCAAAGAATTCAAGAAAATTGTTGATGAGTTGCAACTTGAGGGCAGGTTGCAAGTATTGGATACTAAGACCAGATGGAACTCAACTTGGTTGATGTTGTCCACAGCTTACCATTACAGAGAAGTATGGCCTAGATATGCTGAAGAAAATGGAGCATTTCTTAATTTTTTGCCTGATGCAAATGATTGGGAAGATGTTCATGATATTTGCAAGTTTGTGGAAGTCTTTGCCGATGTGACAGGAATTATTAGTGGTACATCTTACCCTACTGCTAATTTGTTTTTGGCTGAGCTTTTCAGGGTGAAGGTTTTACTTGATAACCCCTCTGAAATCTCAAACAATCCTCAATTACAGGCCCTTGCTAATGAGATGAAGTTGAAGTATGACAAGTATTGGGCAGAGTCTAATACATTGATTTCTATTGGTGCAATTCTTGATCCAAG gtataaaatgatcTTCATCAAATGGGTATATCCCTTCTTGTATCAAAATGCTACTCAAGCAGCTTCCTATGAACAAGAGTTGGCAACCAACTTACACACTCTATTCCAATTATATCAAGATACCTTTGGAGTTAATGATGCCCCTATTTCTGAAACTCTTGAAGTAGGAAGTAGTTCTGGATTAGGAAAGAGAAGTTTTGAGAGGTTTTTAGAAACTGTGGTTGGTAGTTCTAATACAAAATCAGATCTTGACTTGTATCTTGAGGAGTCTCCATTGAAGGTTCCCCCAAACACCAATTTTGATGTTTTAACTTGGTGGGTGGCAAATGAGGCCAAGTATCCTGTTCTTAGTAGATTAGCAAAAGATATACTAACTGTTCCAGTTACAACAGTTGCTTCAGAAGCAACTTTTAGTGCTGGTAAAAGGATTATTGATCCAAAACGAGCTTCAATGAAAACTAAGACCGTAGAAATGGTGCTTTGTGGGGGTGATTGGGCCAAGGAGAGGTACGAGATTAAAAAGGGATGCACTTCAAGTATT TTTGAGGAACCTCAAGATGACCCTCTTACATATGATTTTGGTCAGCAATAG